Genomic window (Polaromonas sp. JS666):
CCCACGACCGCTGAGGCCGAAGGCCTTCTGGCCCGCGTGACCGCCCTTGAAAACACGCTGGCCCGGCTCAAGGCAGACAACGCGCAACTGCGCAGCCATGTCCTGAACATCAGCGAGCAACTGGGCATTGCACTGCCTGAAACACTGGATGACGCCCACGATCATTCGCCAAATTAGGCCGGTTTGTCCCCGTTTTGACAGGTCAAAAAGCACATTCGTGCTAAAACCGGGGAAATCGACGGAGACATGTATGGATTTAGCTTTCACCCCTGAAGAGCAGGCATTTCGCGAAGAAATACGCGCCTGGGTTCATGCCAGCCTGCCCCAAGACATTTCGCACAAGGTGCACAACGCCTTGCGCCTGTCGCGTGATGACATGCAGCGCTGGGCCAAAATCCTGGGCAAAAAAGGCTGGCTGGGCCACGGCTGGCCCAAGGAATTTGGCGGCCCGGGCTGGAACGCCGTGCAAAAACACCTGTTTGAAGAAGAATGCGCGCTGGCTGGCGCGCCGCGTGTTGTGCCATTCGGCCCCGTGATGGTGGCCCCCGTCATCATGGCCTTCGGCAATGCCGAGCAGCAAAAGCGCTTTCTGCCGGGCATCGCCAGCGGCGACGTCTGGTGGAGCCAGGGCTACAGCGAGCCAGGCTCCGGCTCCGACCTTGCATCGGTCAAATGCCGGGCCGAACGGCAGGGCGACAAATACATCGTCAATGGCCAGAAAACCTGGACCACGCTGGGCCAGTACGGCGAATGGATTTTCTGCCTGGTGCGCACCAGCACAGAGGGCAAACCGCAAACCGGCATCTCCTTTTTGCTGATCGACATGAAGTCGCCCGGCGTCACGGTGCGGCCCATCAAGCTGCTCGATGGCGAAAGCGAAGTCAACGAGGTCTGGTTCGACAACGTGGAAGTGCCCGCGGAAAATCTGATCGGCGAGGAAAACAAGGGCTGGACCTACGCCAAGCACCTGCTCAGCCACGAGCGCACCAACATTGCCGACGTCAATCGCGCCAAGCGCGAACTGGAACGACTCAAGCGCATCGCCAAAACGGAAAACGTTTATGACGACATGCGGTTTGGCGACGAGATCGCCAAGCTCGAAGTGGATGTGGTGGCGCTGGAAATGCTGGTGCTGCGCGTGCTGTCCGCTGAAAAATCCGGCAAGAACTCGCTGGACATCGCCGGGCTGCTCAAGATCCGGGGCAGCGAGATCCAGCAGCGCTACAGCGAACTGATGATGCTGGCCGCCGGCCCGTTCAGCCTGCCTTTCATCGAGGAGGCCATGGAAGCGGGCTGGCAGGGCAACTTCCCGGGCGGCGTGCTGGCCAATGCGCCGCTGGCGTCCACCTATTTCAACATGCGCAAAACCACGATTTACGGCGGCTCCAACGAGGTCCAGCGAAATATCGTTTCACAAGTCGTTTTGGGTTAATGCTGGTTTAAAGGAAAGCATCATGGATTTCGATTTCACCGATGACCAGGAACAGCTTCGCGACGCGGTTCGCAAATGGGTGGACAAGGGCTACGACTTCGAGCGCCGCCGCAGCATTGAAAAAGCCGGTGGCTTCTCACGCGAGGCCTATGGCCAGCTGGCCGAACTGGGGCTGACAGGCCTGTACATCCCCGAGGACGATGGTGGCATGGGCATGGGGCCGGTTGAAGGCATGGTGGTCATGGAAGAACTGGGGCGCGGCATGGTGCTGGAGCCCCTGGCCCAGACCCTGCTCACCAGCGCTGTGCTCTCCGGCTACGCACCCGATGCCGTCAAGGCCGCCTGGCTGCCGAACATTGCCTCGGGCGAGAGCCTGGTGGTGCTGGCCTATCAGGAACGGGCTGCCCGCTACCGGCTTGAACAATGCGAAGCAACAGCAGTTGCAAGCGGCGACGCCTGGTCGCTGACTGCTGTCAAAAGCATAGTACCGGCAGGTGACCAGGCCGACGCCTTCCTTGTGCCGGCCATGGCCAGCGGCAAGCTGGCGCTGTTTCTGGTGGAGCGCACCGCAACAGGCGTTGCCACCCGCGGCTACAGCACCCAGGACGGCGCGCGCGCCGCGGAGGTGACGCTCGCGAATGCGCCGGCCAGCCTGGTCACGCTGGATGGCCTCACCGCGCTCTCGCACGCCGTCGACATCGGCATTGCCGCCATCTGCGCCGAGGCGGTGGGCGTGATGGACAAAACGCTGGCTGTCACGGTCGAGTACATGAACACGCGCAAGCAGTTTGGCGTGGCCATCAGCAGCTTCCAGGCACTGCGCCACCGCGTGGCCGACATGAAGATGCAGCTGGAGCTGGCCCGCTCCATGAGCTACTACGCTTCGCTCAAGCTCAATGCGCCGACGGACGAACGCCGCCGGGCGTTGGCCCGCGCCAAGTACCAGCTGGGCGTTTCCATGCGTTTTGTCGGCCAGCAGGCCGTGCAGCTGCATGGCGGCATCGGCGTGACCGACGAATACATCGTCAGTCACTACTTCAAGAAACTCACCCAGCTGGAGATGACGTTTGGCGACACGCTGCACCACCTGGGCGAGGTGTCCAGCCGGATGCAGGAGACGGCCGGCGTGTTTGCCTGAAGGATGAAGGAACAGGCGTGGACCGCCTGGAGCGTCACGCGTGCAGGCGTGAAGGCATCAGATCGTCACGCGTGCAGGCGTGACGTTTTGGGAATGTGCGCCATCAGGAATTCCATCTGGTCCGCCAGGATGCGGCGGTTGCGCAGGATGAAATCTTCCCACAGGCTGGGCACATAGGGCGTGTAGATCAGCGGCATGTGGGCCTGCTCGGGGGTGCGGCTGCTTTTGCGGTGGTTGCAGGCGCGGCAGGCCGTCACCACATTCATCCAGGTGTCGAT
Coding sequences:
- a CDS encoding acyl-CoA dehydrogenase family protein: MDFDFTDDQEQLRDAVRKWVDKGYDFERRRSIEKAGGFSREAYGQLAELGLTGLYIPEDDGGMGMGPVEGMVVMEELGRGMVLEPLAQTLLTSAVLSGYAPDAVKAAWLPNIASGESLVVLAYQERAARYRLEQCEATAVASGDAWSLTAVKSIVPAGDQADAFLVPAMASGKLALFLVERTATGVATRGYSTQDGARAAEVTLANAPASLVTLDGLTALSHAVDIGIAAICAEAVGVMDKTLAVTVEYMNTRKQFGVAISSFQALRHRVADMKMQLELARSMSYYASLKLNAPTDERRRALARAKYQLGVSMRFVGQQAVQLHGGIGVTDEYIVSHYFKKLTQLEMTFGDTLHHLGEVSSRMQETAGVFA
- a CDS encoding acyl-CoA dehydrogenase family protein, which translates into the protein MDLAFTPEEQAFREEIRAWVHASLPQDISHKVHNALRLSRDDMQRWAKILGKKGWLGHGWPKEFGGPGWNAVQKHLFEEECALAGAPRVVPFGPVMVAPVIMAFGNAEQQKRFLPGIASGDVWWSQGYSEPGSGSDLASVKCRAERQGDKYIVNGQKTWTTLGQYGEWIFCLVRTSTEGKPQTGISFLLIDMKSPGVTVRPIKLLDGESEVNEVWFDNVEVPAENLIGEENKGWTYAKHLLSHERTNIADVNRAKRELERLKRIAKTENVYDDMRFGDEIAKLEVDVVALEMLVLRVLSAEKSGKNSLDIAGLLKIRGSEIQQRYSELMMLAAGPFSLPFIEEAMEAGWQGNFPGGVLANAPLASTYFNMRKTTIYGGSNEVQRNIVSQVVLG